One Phaseolus vulgaris cultivar G19833 chromosome 4, P. vulgaris v2.0, whole genome shotgun sequence DNA window includes the following coding sequences:
- the LOC137836730 gene encoding uncharacterized protein, protein MAAMVHHREPAKLRWGELEEDDGEDLDFLLPPRQVVGPDDNGIKRVIEYKFDDDGNKVKITTTSRTRKLANARLSKRAVERRSWPKFGDAVHEDVGSRLTMVSTEEILLERPKPLGSKTEEPKTAGDPLAQFQKGAVLMVCRTCGKKGDHWTSRCPYKDLAPPSEGFVDKPATLDAAAATGGATKGAYVPPGMRAGAERSTGSDMRRRNDENSVRVTNLSEDTREPDLLELFRSFGPVSRVYVAIDQKTTMSRGFGFVNFVNREDAQTAISKLNGYGYDNLILRVEWATPRAT, encoded by the exons ATGGCAGCAATGGTGCATCACAGGGAACCGGCGAAGCTGCGGTGGGGCGAGCTGGAGGAGGACGACGGCGAGGATCTGGATTTCCTCCTCCCGCCGCGACAGGTCGTAGGGCCCGACGACAACGGCATAAAGAGGGTCATCGAGTACAAGTTCGACGACGACGGCAACAAGGTCAAGATCACCACCACGTCGCGCACCCGCAAGCTCGCCAACGCGCGTCTCAGCAAACGCGCCGTCGAGCGTCGCTCCTGGCCCAAGTTCGGCGACGCCGTCCACGAAGACGTCGGCAGCCGCCTCACCATGGTCTCCACCGAAGAGATCCTCCTCGAACGCCCCAAGCCTCTTG GCTCCAAAACGGAGGAGCCCAAGACTGCTGGGGACCCCTTGGCTCAATTCCAGAAAGGTGCTGTTCTCATGGTGTGTAGGACTTGTGGGAAGAAGGGTGATCACTGGACCTCAAGGTGTCCATACAAGGATCTGGCCCCGCCATCTGAGGGATTCGTGGATAAGCCTGCAACATTAGATGCTGCAGCGGCAACAGGTGGTGCAACCAAGGGAGCCTACGTGCCTCCGGGTATGAGGGCGGGGGCTGAGAGGAGCACCGGCTCCGATATGCGGCGCAGGAACGATGAGAACTCTGTGAGGGTAACCAACCTCTCTGAAGACACAAGAGAGCCAGATTTGCTGGAGCTGTTCCGTTCTTTTGGTCCAGTAAGCAGAGTTTATGTTGCCATTGATCAGAAGACAACCATGAGCAGGGGCTTTGGCTTTGTTAACTTTGTTAACAGGGAAGATGCTCAAACAGCTATCAGCAAACTCAATGGGTATGGTTACGACAATCTCATTCTTAGAGTTGAATGGGCAACACCAAGGGCAACCTAG
- the LOC137836731 gene encoding cinnamoyl-CoA reductase-like SNL6 translates to MGVMCTWESKKMEMEAFCRKLVAAAGKADEGGRNHHFVCSHDEDVDEKGSLLCVTSGVSYVGLALVNHLLQLGYSLRITVDNPEEMEKVKEIEKSGEGKLEAIMAKLTDIDGLQKAFEGCRGVFHTSAFTDPAGLSGYTKSMAEIEVRVAENVMEACARTASIKKCVFTSSLAACVWQDNAESDVTPVINHTSWSSESFCIEKKLWYALGKMRAEKAAWRIANEKGLKLTTICPALITGPQFCHRNPTATIAYLKGGQEMYSLGLLATVDVTKLAEAHASVLKAMNNNASGRYICFDKVIDSQIGAENLAKEIGVPKEKICGEASKSSVQRFELSNEKLCRLMSRPLRCYSEYQMK, encoded by the exons ATGGGAGTTATGTGCACATGGGAGAGCAAGAAGATGGAGATGGAGGCCTTCTGCCGGAAGTTGGTGGCGGCTGCCGGAAAAGCCGATGAAGGTGGAAGAAACCACCACTTTGTTTGTTCTCATGATGAAGATGTTGATGAAAAAGGGTCATTGTTATGTGTGACAAGTGGTGTTTCTTATGTTGGACTTGCTTTGGTCAACCATCTCTTGCAATTAGGTTACTCTCTTAGGATCACAGTTGACAACCCAG AGGAAATGGAGAAAGTGAAGGAAATTGAGAAAAGTGGAGAAGGAAAGTTAGAAGCAATAATGGCAAAGCTAACTGACATTGATGGGTTGCAGAAAGCATTTGAGGGCTGTCGTGGAGTCTTTCACACCTCTGCATTCACAGACCCTGCAGGTCTTTCTGGATACACA AAATCCATGGCTGAGATTGAAGTCAGGGTTGCTGAGAATGTGATGGAAGCATGTGCAAGAACTgcttcaataaaaaaatgtgtattcACTTCCTCACTAGCAGCTTGTGTGTGGCAAGACAATGCAGAATCAGACGTCACCCCAGTTATTAATCATACCTCTTGGAGCAGTGAATCATTCTGCATAGAAAAGAAG CTTTGGTATGCACTGGGAAAGATGAGAGCAGAGAAGGCGGCTTGGAGAATAGCTAATGAGAAGGGTTTAAAGCTCACTACCATTTGCCCAGCTTTGATCACAGGTCCTCAGTTTTGTCACAGGAATCCAACAGCAACAATTGCTTACCTCAAAG GTGGTCAAGAAATGTACTCTCTTGGTCTGCTAGCAACAGTGGATGTAACAAAATTGGCTGAAGCTCATGCAAGTGTGTTGAAGGCAATGAACAACAATGCTTCTGGTAGATACATTTGCTTTGATAAAGTGATAGATTCCCAAATTGGGGCAGAGAATTTGGCCAAAGAGATTGGAGTGCCCAAGGAAAAGATTTGTGGAGAAGCATCAAAAAGTTCCGTACAAAGATTTGAACTATCTAATGAGAAGTTATGCAGACTCATGTCAAGGCCACTGAGGTGTTACAGTGAATATCAGATGAAATGA